One genomic window of Streptomyces sp. WP-1 includes the following:
- a CDS encoding sugar ABC transporter substrate-binding protein, protein MRRAAFAVAAGAMAVSLAACGSAKESKGDSSSSSSSAKKGDNIKVGLLLPENKTARYEKFDRPLIEKKIKELTNGKATIDYNNARQDANLQAQQVDTMITNKVDVLIVDAVDAKAIQNSVQKAVDAGIKVVAYDRLAEGPISAYTSFDNEKVGETQGQALLTALGSKATKSSKIVMINGSVTDPNAAQFKAGAHKVLNGKVTIAKEYDTKEWSPDNANSEMEAAISAVGKDKIAGVYSANDGMAGGIITALDAAGLKVPVTGQDAELAGVQRIVAGSQYMSVYKPYAPEADAAAEMAVALAQGKSLDSVAKDKVSSSSQKDVPSVLVPVTALTKDNVKDTVIKDGVYTVADICTSQYKSACDKLGLK, encoded by the coding sequence ATGCGTCGTGCGGCCTTCGCCGTGGCCGCTGGTGCCATGGCCGTCTCGCTTGCCGCCTGTGGCAGTGCCAAGGAGTCGAAGGGCGACAGCTCTTCCTCCTCGTCCTCCGCGAAGAAGGGCGACAACATCAAGGTCGGCCTCCTGCTCCCGGAGAACAAGACCGCCCGTTACGAAAAGTTCGACCGCCCGCTGATCGAGAAGAAGATCAAGGAGCTGACGAACGGCAAGGCGACGATCGACTACAACAACGCCCGTCAGGACGCGAACCTGCAGGCCCAGCAGGTCGACACCATGATCACCAACAAGGTGGACGTCCTGATCGTGGACGCGGTCGACGCCAAGGCCATCCAGAACTCCGTGCAGAAGGCCGTGGACGCCGGCATCAAGGTCGTCGCCTACGACCGCCTCGCCGAGGGCCCGATCAGCGCCTACACCTCCTTCGACAACGAGAAGGTCGGCGAGACCCAGGGCCAGGCCCTGCTGACGGCGCTGGGCAGCAAGGCCACCAAGTCCTCCAAGATCGTCATGATCAACGGCTCGGTCACCGACCCGAACGCCGCCCAGTTCAAGGCGGGCGCCCACAAGGTCCTCAACGGCAAGGTGACGATCGCCAAGGAGTACGACACCAAGGAGTGGTCGCCGGACAACGCCAACTCCGAGATGGAGGCGGCGATCTCCGCGGTCGGCAAGGACAAGATCGCGGGCGTCTACTCCGCCAACGACGGCATGGCCGGCGGTATCATCACCGCCCTCGACGCGGCCGGCCTCAAGGTCCCGGTCACGGGCCAGGACGCCGAGCTTGCCGGTGTGCAGCGCATCGTCGCCGGTTCGCAGTACATGAGCGTCTACAAGCCGTACGCTCCCGAGGCCGACGCCGCCGCCGAGATGGCCGTCGCCCTCGCCCAGGGCAAGTCGCTGGACTCCGTCGCCAAGGACAAGGTCTCCAGCTCCTCCCAGAAGGACGTCCCGTCGGTCCTCGTCCCGGTCACCGCGCTGACCAAGGACAACGTCAAGGACACCGTCATCAAGGACGGCGTCTACACGGTCGCCGACATCTGCACCTCGCAGTACAAGTCCGCCTGCGACAAGCTCGGCCTGAAGTAA
- a CDS encoding carbohydrate ABC transporter permease, translated as MKTTETPAPPPAEPGASVSEVDAPVSKPGRRKKEGGVLNVFSHGVLVIWAIMVVTPLLWAVMTSFKDDGSIFGSPWALPDRLHFGNWARAWTEANMSGYFLNTVLVVGGSLVGTLVLGSMAAYVLARFDFPGNRFIYYLFIGGMSFPIMLALVPLFYVVNNMGLLNTIHGLILVYIAYSLPFTVFFLTAFFRTLPTSVAEAAFVDGASHTRTFFQIMLPMAKPGLISVGIFNFLGQWNQYMLPTVLNTDPDKKVLTQGLVQLAVSQGYKGDWSGLFAGLVMAMLPVLGAYIIFQRQVVQGLTAGALK; from the coding sequence ATGAAGACGACCGAGACCCCCGCCCCGCCGCCGGCCGAGCCCGGTGCGAGCGTCTCCGAGGTGGACGCGCCGGTTTCGAAGCCCGGCCGCCGTAAGAAGGAGGGCGGCGTCCTCAACGTCTTCTCCCACGGCGTGCTGGTCATCTGGGCGATCATGGTGGTCACGCCGCTGCTGTGGGCGGTGATGACGTCCTTCAAGGACGACGGCTCCATCTTCGGCTCGCCCTGGGCGCTGCCGGACCGGCTGCACTTCGGGAACTGGGCGCGCGCCTGGACCGAGGCCAACATGAGCGGCTACTTCCTCAACACCGTCCTGGTGGTGGGCGGTTCACTCGTCGGCACCCTGGTGCTCGGCTCGATGGCCGCCTATGTGCTCGCCCGGTTCGACTTCCCGGGCAACCGCTTCATCTACTACCTGTTCATCGGCGGCATGAGCTTCCCGATCATGCTGGCGCTGGTCCCGCTGTTCTACGTCGTGAACAACATGGGCCTGCTGAACACCATCCACGGGCTGATCCTGGTCTACATCGCGTACTCGCTGCCGTTCACCGTCTTCTTCCTCACGGCGTTCTTCCGCACCCTGCCGACCTCGGTGGCGGAGGCGGCGTTCGTGGACGGTGCTTCGCACACGCGTACGTTCTTCCAGATCATGCTGCCCATGGCCAAGCCCGGTCTGATCAGCGTGGGCATCTTCAACTTCCTGGGCCAGTGGAACCAGTACATGCTGCCCACGGTCCTCAACACCGACCCCGACAAGAAGGTCCTCACCCAGGGACTGGTCCAGCTCGCGGTCAGCCAGGGCTACAAGGGCGACTGGTCGGGCCTGTTCGCGGGCCTGGTGATGGCCATGCTGCCGGTGCTCGGCGCGTACATCATCTTCCAGCGCCAGGTGGTGCAGGGGCTCACCGCGGGGGCGCTCAAGTAG
- a CDS encoding carbohydrate ABC transporter permease: MQHGKYRFIVGFLVLPLGLYALFVVWPFIQSIYYSFTDWTGLSPEFKMVGFDNYKRMLHDDVFWKSLQHSLLFALVLPVVTISLALFFAFMINVGGRRRRGGPAITGVRGSSFYKIVYFFPQVLSIAIVALLFQFAYNPDSGAINSLLRGIGLGHVQPLWLGDPGLALWCVMAVLVWSTTGFFVVLFSAGMASIPAELYEAALIDGAGRATTFFRITLPLLWDTVQSGWVYMGILALGAESFAVVQIMTTGPGGPDYSTTVLVLYVYQKAFRDGQAAYATTIGVALLVVTLAFAAIVMRLGRRERLEF, translated from the coding sequence ATGCAGCACGGCAAGTACCGGTTCATCGTGGGGTTTTTGGTACTGCCCCTGGGACTGTACGCGCTGTTCGTGGTGTGGCCCTTCATCCAGTCCATCTACTACTCGTTCACGGACTGGACGGGCCTGAGCCCCGAATTCAAGATGGTCGGCTTCGACAATTACAAGAGGATGTTGCACGACGACGTCTTCTGGAAGTCGTTGCAGCACAGCCTGCTCTTCGCTCTGGTGCTGCCGGTCGTGACGATCAGTCTGGCGCTTTTCTTCGCTTTCATGATCAATGTGGGCGGACGACGCAGAAGGGGCGGCCCCGCGATCACGGGTGTGCGGGGCTCCTCCTTCTACAAGATCGTTTATTTCTTTCCGCAGGTCCTGTCCATCGCGATCGTCGCGCTCCTCTTCCAGTTCGCCTACAACCCGGACAGCGGAGCGATCAATTCGCTCCTGCGCGGGATCGGACTCGGGCATGTGCAGCCGCTGTGGCTGGGTGATCCGGGCCTCGCCCTGTGGTGCGTGATGGCGGTGCTGGTCTGGTCCACCACCGGCTTCTTCGTGGTCCTGTTCTCCGCGGGCATGGCCTCGATCCCGGCCGAGCTGTACGAGGCCGCCCTGATCGACGGCGCGGGCCGCGCCACCACCTTCTTCCGCATCACCCTGCCCCTGCTGTGGGACACCGTGCAGTCCGGCTGGGTCTACATGGGCATCCTCGCGCTGGGCGCCGAGTCGTTCGCGGTCGTACAGATCATGACGACCGGACCGGGCGGGCCCGACTACTCGACCACCGTGCTGGTCCTGTACGTGTACCAGAAGGCGTTCCGGGACGGTCAGGCCGCCTACGCCACCACCATCGGCGTCGCCCTGCTGGTCGTCACGCTCGCCTTCGCGGCGATCGTGATGCGGCTGGGCCGTCGCGAGCGGCTGGAGTTCTGA
- a CDS encoding GH92 family glycosyl hydrolase, translating into MQRRTRHRWGPAAVLTAAFVMAVSAQGAAVALPAKAPVTDREFASSFEAGDPAPDWLSTVDTGADGSPRASGVDGGYSTGIPGNVNDHVTEVRASGENAGAGEVKENLADGESGTKWLTFQPTGWAEFDLDKPVTVRTYALTSANDGAERDPRDWTLLGSTDGKDWKTLDTRAGETFSERFQTRSYDLQQAAEYQHFRLEVTKNNGAPDILQLADVQFSTGGGGGPVPQDMLTLVDKGPTASPTAKARAGFTGTRALRYAGRHTASGRAYSYNKVFDVNVKVGGDTQLSYRIFPSMADGDRDYDATNVSLDLAFTDGTYLSDLGALDQHGFGLSPRGQGDAKSLYVNQWNNVVSRIGSVAAGKTVDRILVGYDSPTGPAKFRGWIDDVSLRPVAPERPKAHLSDYALTTRGTNSSGSFSRGNNFPATALPHGFNFWTPVTNASSLSWLYEYAHANNDANLPTIQAFSASHEPSPWMGDRQTFQVMPSAAAGTPDTGREARELAFRHENETARPYYYGVRFENGLKAEMAPTDHAAVMRFTYPGSDAGVLFDNVTEQAGLTLDKEHGTVTGYSDVKSGLSTGATRLFVYGVFDKPVTDGSASGVKGYLRFAAGADRTVTLRLATSLISVDQAKDNLRQEIPDGTSFGTVKARAQRTWDKLFGKVEVQGATPDQLTTLYSSMYRLYLYPNSGYEKVDGKNRYASPFSPMQSQDTPTHTGAKIVDGTVYVNNGFWDTYRTTWPAYSFLTPSQAGAMVDGFVQQYKDGGWTSRWSSPGYADLMTGTSSDVAFADAYVKGVKFDARAAYEAALKNATVVPPSSGVGRKGMSTSPFLGYTSTDTAEGLSWAMEGYVNDYGIAEMGAALYRKTGERHYKEESDYFLNRARDYVNLFDPKAGFFQGKDAKGDWRLDSGSYDPRVWGYDYTETNGWGYAFSVPQDTRGLADLYGGRGQLADKLDQFFATPETASPEFVGSYGGVIHEMTEARDVRMGMLGQSNQVAHHVSYMYDAAGQPWKTQAAVRQILSRLYLGSEIGQGYHGDEDNGEQSGWFLFSALGFYPLVMGSGDYSIGSPLFKKVTVHLENGRDLVVRAAGNSAKNVYVQSVTVNGLPWTSTSLPQSLLAKGGELTFTMGPRPSAWGSGKNAGPVSITQDDQVPAPRTDLLRGEGALFDNTSATEATADTVELPVGRAAKPVQYTLTSPADHTEAPTGWTLQGSADGTTWRTLDHRFGETFPWNRQTRAFTIAAPGAYARYRLVLDGPATLAEVELLG; encoded by the coding sequence ATGCAGCGGAGAACTCGGCACAGATGGGGCCCGGCGGCCGTGCTCACGGCCGCCTTCGTCATGGCCGTGAGCGCGCAGGGCGCCGCGGTGGCGCTGCCCGCCAAGGCGCCGGTGACCGACCGGGAGTTCGCGTCCTCGTTCGAGGCGGGTGATCCCGCCCCGGACTGGCTGAGCACGGTCGACACCGGCGCGGACGGCTCCCCGCGCGCCTCGGGCGTGGACGGCGGCTACAGCACCGGCATACCGGGCAATGTGAACGACCATGTCACCGAGGTCCGGGCGAGCGGCGAGAACGCCGGCGCGGGCGAGGTGAAGGAGAACCTGGCCGACGGCGAGTCCGGCACCAAGTGGCTGACCTTCCAGCCCACCGGCTGGGCGGAGTTCGACCTGGACAAGCCGGTCACGGTGCGGACGTACGCGCTGACCTCGGCCAACGACGGCGCCGAGCGCGACCCGCGGGACTGGACGCTGCTCGGCTCCACCGACGGCAAGGACTGGAAGACCCTCGACACACGGGCGGGCGAGACCTTCTCGGAGCGGTTCCAGACCAGGTCGTACGACCTTCAGCAGGCGGCGGAGTACCAGCACTTCCGGCTTGAGGTGACGAAGAACAACGGGGCGCCGGACATCCTCCAGCTCGCCGATGTGCAGTTCTCCACGGGCGGCGGCGGTGGTCCGGTGCCGCAGGACATGCTGACGCTGGTCGACAAGGGGCCGACCGCCTCGCCGACGGCCAAGGCGCGGGCCGGGTTCACCGGGACGCGGGCGCTGCGGTACGCGGGGCGGCACACGGCGAGCGGGCGCGCGTACTCCTACAACAAGGTGTTCGACGTGAACGTGAAGGTCGGGGGCGACACGCAGTTGTCGTACCGGATCTTCCCCTCGATGGCCGACGGCGACCGGGACTACGACGCCACGAACGTCTCGCTCGACCTGGCCTTCACCGACGGCACCTACCTCAGCGACCTGGGCGCGCTGGACCAGCACGGGTTCGGGCTGTCGCCGCGCGGGCAGGGCGACGCGAAGTCGCTGTACGTCAACCAGTGGAACAACGTCGTCTCGCGGATCGGCTCGGTCGCGGCGGGGAAGACGGTCGACCGGATCCTCGTCGGGTACGACTCCCCCACCGGGCCGGCGAAGTTCCGCGGCTGGATCGACGACGTGTCGCTGAGGCCGGTCGCGCCCGAGCGGCCGAAGGCGCATCTGTCCGACTACGCGCTGACCACGCGCGGCACCAACTCCAGCGGCAGTTTCTCGCGCGGCAACAACTTCCCCGCGACCGCGCTGCCGCACGGTTTCAACTTCTGGACGCCGGTGACCAACGCGTCGTCGCTGAGCTGGCTCTACGAGTACGCGCATGCGAACAACGACGCCAATCTGCCGACGATCCAGGCGTTCAGCGCGAGCCATGAGCCGAGCCCCTGGATGGGCGACCGGCAGACCTTCCAGGTGATGCCGTCGGCCGCCGCCGGGACCCCGGACACCGGCCGGGAGGCGCGGGAGCTGGCGTTCCGACACGAGAACGAGACGGCGCGGCCGTACTACTACGGCGTACGGTTCGAGAACGGGCTGAAGGCGGAGATGGCGCCGACCGACCACGCGGCGGTGATGCGCTTCACCTACCCCGGCTCCGACGCCGGCGTGCTGTTCGACAACGTCACCGAGCAGGCCGGGCTGACGCTGGACAAGGAGCACGGGACCGTCACCGGCTACTCGGACGTCAAGTCCGGCCTGTCGACCGGCGCGACCCGGCTGTTCGTGTACGGCGTGTTCGACAAGCCGGTCACGGACGGGTCGGCGAGCGGGGTGAAGGGCTATCTGCGCTTCGCGGCCGGCGCCGACCGCACGGTCACCCTGCGCCTGGCGACCTCCCTGATCAGCGTCGACCAGGCGAAGGACAATCTGCGCCAGGAGATCCCGGACGGCACGTCCTTCGGCACCGTGAAGGCGCGGGCGCAGCGCACCTGGGACAAGCTGTTCGGCAAGGTCGAGGTCCAGGGCGCCACGCCGGACCAGCTGACCACGCTGTACTCCAGCATGTACCGGCTGTACCTGTACCCCAACTCGGGCTACGAGAAGGTGGACGGGAAGAACCGGTACGCGTCCCCGTTCTCCCCGATGCAGAGCCAGGACACCCCGACGCACACCGGCGCGAAGATCGTGGACGGCACGGTGTACGTCAACAACGGCTTCTGGGACACCTATCGGACGACATGGCCCGCGTACTCGTTCCTGACGCCCTCTCAGGCGGGCGCGATGGTCGACGGATTCGTGCAGCAGTACAAGGACGGCGGCTGGACCTCGCGCTGGTCCTCCCCCGGCTACGCGGACCTGATGACCGGCACCTCCTCGGACGTGGCGTTCGCCGACGCCTACGTCAAGGGCGTGAAGTTCGACGCGAGGGCGGCGTACGAGGCGGCGCTGAAGAACGCGACCGTGGTGCCGCCGAGTTCGGGGGTGGGCCGCAAGGGCATGAGCACCTCGCCGTTCCTCGGCTACACCAGCACCGACACCGCCGAGGGGCTGTCCTGGGCGATGGAGGGGTACGTCAACGACTACGGCATCGCGGAGATGGGCGCGGCGCTGTACAGGAAGACGGGCGAGAGGCACTACAAGGAGGAGTCCGACTACTTCCTCAACCGCGCCCGCGACTACGTGAACCTCTTCGACCCCAAGGCCGGCTTCTTCCAGGGCAAGGACGCCAAGGGCGACTGGCGCCTGGATTCCGGGAGTTACGACCCCCGGGTGTGGGGTTACGACTACACGGAGACCAACGGCTGGGGCTACGCCTTCTCCGTGCCGCAGGACACCCGCGGCCTGGCCGATCTGTACGGCGGACGGGGTCAACTCGCCGACAAGCTGGACCAGTTCTTCGCTACCCCGGAGACCGCGTCCCCCGAGTTCGTCGGCTCCTACGGCGGGGTCATCCATGAGATGACCGAGGCGCGGGACGTGCGGATGGGCATGCTCGGGCAGTCCAACCAGGTCGCGCACCACGTCTCGTACATGTACGACGCGGCCGGGCAGCCGTGGAAGACGCAGGCGGCGGTGCGGCAGATCCTGTCCCGGCTCTATCTCGGCAGCGAGATCGGGCAGGGCTACCACGGGGACGAGGACAACGGCGAGCAGTCGGGCTGGTTCCTCTTCTCCGCGCTCGGCTTCTACCCGCTGGTCATGGGCAGCGGCGACTACTCCATCGGGTCCCCGCTGTTCAAGAAGGTCACCGTGCATCTGGAGAACGGGCGCGACCTGGTGGTCAGGGCTGCGGGCAACAGCGCGAAGAACGTGTACGTCCAGAGCGTCACCGTCAACGGCCTTCCCTGGACGTCCACTTCGCTGCCGCAGTCGCTGCTGGCCAAGGGCGGGGAGCTGACGTTCACCATGGGGCCCCGGCCCTCGGCGTGGGGCTCCGGGAAGAACGCGGGACCGGTGTCGATCACCCAGGACGACCAGGTGCCCGCGCCCCGGACGGACCTGCTGCGCGGCGAAGGCGCTCTGTTCGACAACACCTCGGCGACGGAGGCGACGGCGGACACCGTCGAACTGCCGGTGGGCCGCGCCGCGAAGCCGGTGCAGTACACGCTGACCTCCCCGGCCGACCACACCGAGGCCCCCACCGGCTGGACCCTCCAGGGCTCCGCCGACGGCACGACCTGGCGGACGCTGGACCACCGCTTTGGGGAGACCTTCCCGTGGAACCGGCAGACCCGGGCGTTCACGATCGCGGCGCCGGGGGCGTACGCCAGGTACCGGCTGGTGCTGGACGGTCCGGCGACGCTGGCGGAGGTGGAGCTGCTGGGGTGA
- a CDS encoding ATP-binding cassette domain-containing protein has translation MVHVSATPVLALRGVSKRFGAVQALTDVELEVHAGEVVALVGDNGAGKSTLVKTIAGVHPIDEGVIEWDGKPVSIGRPQDAQALGIATVYQDLALCDNIDVVGNLFLGRELRKWGVLDEVEMERRSRELLTTLSIRIPSVRIPIASLSGGQRQVVAIARSMLGEPKLVILDEPTAALGVEQTAQVLDLVERLRERGHAVVLISHNMADVKAVADKVAVLRLGRNNGVFDVASTSQEEIISAITGATENAVTRRAARTTKEVQK, from the coding sequence ATGGTTCACGTGTCCGCTACGCCCGTGCTGGCGTTGCGCGGGGTCTCCAAGCGGTTCGGTGCCGTCCAGGCGCTCACCGACGTAGAGCTTGAGGTCCACGCCGGTGAGGTGGTCGCCCTGGTGGGCGACAACGGTGCCGGAAAGTCCACGCTGGTCAAGACGATCGCCGGTGTGCACCCGATCGACGAGGGTGTCATCGAGTGGGACGGCAAGCCCGTCTCCATCGGCCGGCCCCAAGACGCCCAGGCACTGGGCATCGCGACGGTCTACCAGGACCTCGCGCTGTGCGACAACATCGATGTCGTCGGCAACCTGTTCCTCGGCCGCGAGCTGCGGAAGTGGGGCGTGCTGGACGAGGTCGAGATGGAGCGCCGCTCCCGCGAGCTGCTCACCACGCTGTCGATCCGCATCCCCAGCGTCCGCATCCCGATCGCCTCCCTCTCCGGCGGTCAGCGCCAGGTGGTGGCCATCGCCCGCTCCATGCTCGGCGAGCCCAAGCTGGTCATCCTGGACGAGCCCACCGCGGCCCTCGGCGTCGAACAGACCGCCCAGGTCCTCGACCTGGTGGAACGGCTGCGCGAGCGCGGCCACGCCGTCGTCCTCATCAGCCACAACATGGCGGACGTGAAGGCGGTGGCCGACAAGGTCGCCGTGCTGCGCCTCGGCCGCAACAACGGCGTGTTCGACGTCGCCTCGACCTCTCAGGAAGAGATCATCTCCGCCATCACCGGCGCCACCGAAAACGCCGTGACCC
- a CDS encoding ROK family transcriptional regulator — protein METPGSQSSLHRANLERVVRAVRLAGSLTQAEIARTTGLSAATVSNIVRELKDGGTVEVTPTSAGGRRARSVSLSGDAGIVIGVDFGHQHLRVAVGNLAHQVLAEEAEPLDVDASAAQGFDRAEELVSRLIVATGVDRSKVAGVGLGVPGPIDLESGTLGHSAILPGWGGTKPAEELEQRLGVPVHVDNDANLGALGELVWGSGKGVRDLAYIKVASGVGAGLVIDGTIYRGPGGTAGEIGHITLDESGPVCRCGNRGCLETFAAARYVLPLLQPSHGSDLTMEGVVRLAREGDPGCRRVVADVGRHIGSGVANLCNLLNPSRVLLGGDLAEAGELVLGPIRESVSRYAIPSAARQLTVLPGALGGRAEVLGALALALSEMGDSALLDGSATGAPAVSAPAFT, from the coding sequence GTGGAGACTCCAGGGTCGCAGTCGTCACTGCACCGAGCCAACCTGGAGCGGGTGGTACGGGCCGTCCGGCTTGCCGGTTCGCTCACGCAGGCGGAGATCGCGCGGACGACCGGCCTGTCCGCCGCCACGGTCTCCAACATCGTGCGGGAGCTGAAGGACGGCGGGACGGTCGAGGTCACGCCCACCTCGGCGGGCGGGCGCCGGGCCCGCAGCGTCAGCCTCAGCGGCGACGCGGGCATCGTGATCGGCGTGGACTTCGGGCACCAGCACCTGCGGGTCGCGGTCGGCAACCTCGCCCACCAGGTGCTCGCCGAGGAGGCCGAGCCGCTGGACGTGGACGCCTCCGCCGCCCAGGGCTTCGACCGGGCCGAGGAACTGGTCAGCAGGCTGATCGTGGCCACCGGCGTGGACCGCTCCAAGGTCGCGGGCGTCGGCCTCGGCGTGCCGGGCCCCATCGACCTGGAGTCGGGCACCCTCGGACACAGCGCCATCCTCCCCGGCTGGGGCGGCACCAAGCCCGCCGAGGAACTGGAACAACGCCTCGGCGTGCCCGTCCACGTGGACAACGACGCGAACCTCGGCGCCCTCGGCGAGCTGGTCTGGGGCAGCGGCAAGGGGGTGCGCGACCTCGCCTACATCAAGGTCGCCAGCGGCGTCGGCGCCGGCCTGGTCATCGACGGCACGATCTACCGCGGGCCGGGCGGCACCGCGGGCGAGATCGGGCACATCACCCTGGACGAGTCGGGCCCGGTCTGCCGCTGCGGCAACCGCGGCTGCCTGGAGACCTTCGCGGCGGCCCGCTACGTCCTGCCGCTGCTCCAGCCGAGCCACGGCTCCGATCTGACCATGGAGGGCGTCGTACGGCTCGCCAGGGAGGGTGACCCCGGCTGCCGCCGGGTGGTCGCCGACGTCGGCCGCCACATCGGCAGCGGAGTGGCCAACCTCTGCAATCTCCTCAACCCCAGCAGGGTGCTGCTCGGCGGCGATCTCGCGGAGGCCGGCGAGCTGGTCCTCGGCCCCATCCGGGAGTCCGTCAGCCGCTACGCGATCCCCAGCGCCGCCCGCCAACTCACCGTGCTCCCCGGGGCACTTGGGGGCCGCGCCGAGGTCCTCGGCGCGCTCGCCCTGGCCCTGAGCGAGATGGGCGATTCGGCCCTTCTGGACGGATCCGCCACCGGCGCTCCGGCCGTGTCCGCCCCTGCCTTCACTTAG
- the ngcE gene encoding N-acetylglucosamine/diacetylchitobiose ABC transporter substrate-binding protein encodes MGSTAHHDREGVGRRELIRRSAALGLVAVPGMSLLSACASSGGDGQTKAKAGKKTAKNPLGVNGTAKLEFVLFDGGFGKEYAQDAVKIYQKDFPKAQVKFSATQKIQSTLQPRFNQGNPPDLIDNSGAEQMDMGVLVGKDQLADLTPLLDAPSYDDPGKKVRDTLRPGIVEMGQFDGNPVWIMYYAYTVYGVWYSQKALDSLDAEYPKTWDEMLQVCAKAKKKGMAGWTYAGKYPYYIPFSLYPMIGKVGGVEVLNAIDNLEPNAWKHPAVKACFEAYYELFKKGYILKGTPGLDHIQSQTAWAKGEALFIPNGSWVENESANVIPKDFDLAVSAPSGIDSGDKMPFGTIWASGGEPFIVPSKAANPEGGMEQLRIMLSEASSKNFTSKVKSLSAYNGGTDGIELTPGLKSGVAALKLAGSNVVNPRLQDWYVQLQKEKIGVGALGEMMAGRLTPAEAIKKIQGYADEAAKDTTIKHYKHQ; translated from the coding sequence ATGGGATCCACTGCGCACCACGACCGTGAGGGTGTCGGCCGCCGAGAACTGATCAGGCGGTCCGCCGCGCTCGGCCTGGTCGCCGTTCCGGGGATGAGCCTGCTGTCCGCCTGCGCGAGCAGCGGCGGCGACGGCCAGACCAAGGCGAAGGCCGGAAAGAAGACCGCCAAGAACCCGCTCGGCGTGAACGGCACCGCCAAACTGGAGTTCGTCCTCTTCGACGGCGGCTTCGGCAAGGAGTACGCGCAGGACGCGGTCAAGATCTACCAGAAGGACTTCCCCAAGGCCCAGGTGAAGTTCTCCGCCACCCAGAAGATCCAGTCCACGCTCCAGCCCCGCTTCAACCAGGGCAACCCGCCGGACCTCATCGACAACTCCGGCGCCGAGCAGATGGACATGGGCGTCCTGGTCGGCAAGGACCAGCTGGCCGACCTCACCCCGCTGCTCGACGCGCCGTCGTACGACGACCCGGGCAAGAAGGTCCGCGACACGCTGCGCCCCGGCATCGTGGAGATGGGCCAGTTCGACGGCAACCCGGTGTGGATCATGTACTACGCGTACACGGTCTACGGCGTCTGGTACTCGCAGAAGGCGCTCGACTCGCTGGACGCCGAGTACCCGAAGACCTGGGACGAGATGCTCCAGGTGTGCGCCAAGGCCAAGAAGAAGGGCATGGCGGGCTGGACGTACGCGGGCAAGTACCCGTACTACATCCCCTTCTCGCTCTACCCGATGATCGGCAAGGTCGGTGGCGTCGAGGTCCTGAACGCCATCGACAACCTGGAGCCGAACGCCTGGAAGCACCCGGCCGTCAAGGCATGTTTCGAGGCGTACTACGAGCTGTTCAAGAAGGGCTACATCCTCAAGGGCACCCCGGGTCTCGACCACATCCAGTCGCAGACGGCGTGGGCCAAGGGCGAGGCCCTGTTCATCCCGAACGGCTCCTGGGTGGAGAACGAGTCGGCGAACGTCATCCCCAAGGACTTCGACCTCGCGGTCTCGGCGCCCTCCGGCATCGACAGCGGCGACAAGATGCCCTTCGGCACCATCTGGGCCTCCGGCGGCGAGCCGTTCATCGTGCCCTCCAAGGCGGCGAACCCCGAGGGCGGCATGGAGCAGCTGCGCATCATGCTCTCCGAGGCGTCCTCGAAGAACTTCACCTCCAAGGTGAAGTCGCTCTCCGCCTACAACGGCGGCACCGACGGCATCGAGCTGACCCCGGGCCTGAAGTCCGGCGTGGCCGCGCTCAAACTGGCCGGCAGCAACGTGGTGAACCCTCGCCTCCAGGACTGGTACGTCCAGTTGCAGAAGGAGAAGATCGGCGTGGGCGCCCTCGGCGAGATGATGGCCGGCCGGCTCACCCCGGCGGAGGCCATAAAGAAGATCCAGGGCTACGCCGACGAGGCGGCCAAGGACACCACCATCAAGCACTACAAGCACCAGTAA
- a CDS encoding ATP-binding protein translates to MNEQIELLRQRDQFYARARRSVPAARRFTEWSLSYWGLTEWERSADVLLCVSELATNAVVHGVPPGRGFLLRLRYDGALVRIEVHDSGTGVPEVAHPVLDEGGRGLLLVSVLSDKWGVGERNPGKIVWCDFAVPRRRPVT, encoded by the coding sequence GTGAATGAGCAGATTGAACTCCTGCGTCAGCGCGACCAGTTCTACGCGCGGGCCCGCCGCTCCGTCCCCGCCGCCAGACGGTTCACGGAGTGGTCGTTGTCGTACTGGGGGCTGACCGAGTGGGAGCGGAGCGCGGATGTGTTGCTCTGCGTGAGCGAGCTGGCGACGAACGCGGTCGTGCACGGTGTCCCGCCGGGCCGGGGCTTCCTGCTGCGGCTGCGTTACGACGGCGCCCTCGTCCGGATCGAGGTCCACGACAGCGGAACGGGTGTTCCCGAGGTCGCGCACCCGGTCCTGGACGAGGGCGGCCGGGGGCTGCTGCTGGTGTCGGTGCTGTCCGACAAGTGGGGCGTGGGGGAGCGGAACCCCGGCAAGATCGTGTGGTGCGACTTCGCCGTGCCCCGGAGGCGGCCCGTCACATGA